The following coding sequences lie in one Onychomys torridus chromosome X, mOncTor1.1, whole genome shotgun sequence genomic window:
- the Tbc1d25 gene encoding TBC1 domain family member 25 isoform X2, which yields MGPLLEDWDIISPKDVIGSDVLLAEKRSSLTTAALPFTQSILSQVGRTLSKVQQVLSWSYGEDIKPFKPPLSDAEFHTYLNHEGQLSRPEELRLRIYHGGVEPSLRKVVWRYLLNVYPDGLTGRERMDYMKRKSREYEQLKSEWAQRADPEDLEFIRSTVLKDVLRTDRAHPYYAGPEDGPHLRALHDLLTTYAVTHPQVSYCQGMSDLASPILAVMDHEGHAFVCFCGIMKRLAANFHPDCRAMATKFAHLKLLLRHADPDFYQYLQEAGADDLFFCYRWLLLELKREFAFDDALRMLEVTWSSLPPDPPEHEVELVGPPSQVADTGFGSHRGRPVRQRHMLRPAGGGGGSAFEDAVVHLATSSQGPSGGGRLLRQASLDGLQQLRDNMGPKKDFLVQLAHPATLISSKSLSEPLLNSSDPLLSSSSRPDSPSSSSPPSTQEASPSADLAVGSPLMQDIGSPRDPGKALPPPPVGLPPPQEFGRGNPFMLFLCLAILLEHRDHIMRNGLDYNELAMHFDRLVRKHHLGRVLRRAKALFADYLQSEVWDSEEGAEATAPS from the exons GCCCATTGCTGGAAGACTGGGATATAATTAGCCCCAAAGATGTCATTGGATCCGATGTGCTACTGGCTGAGAAGCGTTCCTCACTGACGACAGCTGCCTTGCCTTTTACACAATCCATCCTCTCTCAG gtgGGCCGTACGTTGTCTAAGGTCCAGCAGGTGCTGAGTTGGTCATATGGAGAAGATATCAAGCCTTTCAAACCACCTCTGAGTGATGCTGAGTTTCACACATACCTGAATCATGAAGGCCAGCTCTCCCGTCCTGAGGAGCTGCGATTGCGGATCTATCACGGCGGTGTGGAGCCTTCGCTTCGAAAA GTGGTCTGGCGCTACCTCCTGAATGTGTACCCAGATGGGCTGACAGGCCGGGAGCGGATGGACTACATGAAACGCAAGAGTCGAGAGTACGAGCAGCTCAAAAGTGAGTGGGCCCAGCGAGCGGACCCCGAGGACCTGGAATTCATCCGCAGCACAGTCCTCAAGGATGTGCTTCGTACGGACCGAGCCCATCCCTACTATGCGGGGCCTGAGGATGGCCCACACCTACGGGCCCTCCATGACCTGCTCACTACCTATGCTGTTACCCATCCACAAGTTTCCTACTGCCAGGGCATGAGCGACCTGGCGTCGCCCATCCTTGCTGTCATGGACCATGAGGGCCATgcctttgtgtgtttttgtggCATCATGAAGCGCCTGGCTGCCAACTTCCATCCTGATTGTCGTGCCATGGCCACCAAGTTTGCCCACCTCAAGCTGCTTTTGAGACATGCTGACCCAGACTTCTACCAGTATCTGCAAGAAGCGGGTGCTGATGACCTCTTTTTCTGTTACCGCTGGCTGCTGCTGGAGCTTAAGCGTGAGTTTGCCTTCGATGATGCTCTCCGAATGCTAGAGGTCACCTGGAGTTCACTGCCCCCTGACCCTCCTGAACATGAAGTGGAGCTTGTTGGACCTCCCAGCCAAGTGGCAGACACTGGCTTTGGTAGCCACAGGGGACGGCCAGTACGTCAGAGGCACATGCTGAGGCCTgctggtggaggaggaggcagtgcTTTTGAAGATGCTGTTGTCCACTTAGCGACATCTAGCCAGGGACCTAGTGGTGGGGGACGCCTCCTGAGACAAGCCAGCCTGGATGGTCTCCAGCAACTCAGGGATAACATGGGCCCCAAGAAGGACTTTTTAGTCCAACTTGCCCACCCAGCTACCCTCATTAGCTCCAAATCCCTCTCTGAGCCCTTGCTGAACTCCTCAGACccgctcctctcctcctcttctcggCCTGACTCCCCATCTTCTTCATCTCCTCCATCTACCCAGGAGGCTTCTCCTTCTGCTGACCTAGCTGTAGGATCCCCCTTGATGCAAGATATTGGTTCTCCCAGAGATCCAGGGAAggccctacccccacctccagtgggccttcccccaccccaggagTTTGGCCGAGGGAACCCGTTCATGCTCTTCCTCTGCCTGGCTATCCTCCTGGAACACCGTGACCACATCATGCGCAATGGGCTGGATTACAACGAGCTAGCCATGCATTTTGACCGCCTGGTGCGTAAACACCACCTAGGGCGTGTCTTGCGCAGGGCCAAGGCTCTCTTCGCTGATTACCTGCAGTCTGAAGTGTGGGACTCTGAGGAGGGGGCCGAGGCCACAGCTCCATCTTGA